A window of the Chloroflexi bacterium ADurb.Bin180 genome harbors these coding sequences:
- a CDS encoding Major Facilitator Superfamily protein, whose protein sequence is MTNSTRQFLRLNALQVYVILSFATELLLSLAFTVDAVFQITVAHLNPLQLVLVGTALEVTIFVFEIPTGVLADTKSRRLSIIIGYLLIGLGLIFQGALPFFGTILLAQLIWGIGYTFTSGATQAWIADEVGPERAEQAFLRGAQAGNLGGLVAVPLSVWIGLTQPARPIIFGGGAALLLAGFLLLGMPETGFRPTPVDQRRTLAAMKQTLVSARQLTRRRPVLLTLLGIGFFFGLYSEGLDRLWTPHLLNDVGLPAAAAARPVLMFGTVRLLELLLSLQAMEYVRRRAADRGGSLGSLLRVLSMAIMVALVGFGLSGALGLAVLLYLLIQVMRRVHAPLQDAWLNQHIDDPHVRATMFSTLSQVDAIGQIGGGPLVGAIANRISIRAALVISGLLLSPVLPLYSAAERDSRASHTPEPGRADE, encoded by the coding sequence GTGACCAATAGCACACGCCAATTCCTGCGGTTGAACGCACTCCAGGTCTATGTGATCCTGTCCTTTGCGACCGAGCTGCTCCTCTCGTTGGCCTTCACCGTGGACGCGGTCTTTCAGATCACGGTGGCTCACCTCAACCCGCTGCAACTGGTGTTGGTCGGCACAGCGCTCGAAGTAACCATCTTTGTCTTTGAGATCCCGACCGGTGTCCTGGCCGACACCAAGAGCCGTCGTCTCTCGATCATCATCGGCTACCTGCTCATCGGGTTAGGCCTGATCTTCCAGGGAGCACTGCCCTTCTTTGGCACAATCCTTCTGGCGCAGCTCATCTGGGGCATCGGCTACACCTTTACCAGCGGCGCGACGCAGGCCTGGATTGCCGATGAGGTCGGCCCCGAGAGAGCGGAGCAGGCCTTTCTGCGCGGTGCGCAGGCCGGCAACCTGGGCGGGCTGGTAGCCGTGCCGCTGAGTGTGTGGATCGGCCTGACGCAGCCCGCACGGCCGATCATTTTCGGAGGGGGAGCCGCGCTCCTGCTGGCCGGCTTCTTGCTGCTCGGGATGCCCGAAACGGGCTTTCGGCCCACTCCGGTTGACCAGAGACGCACACTGGCGGCGATGAAGCAGACCCTGGTCAGCGCGCGCCAGCTCACCAGGAGGCGGCCGGTGCTGCTGACCCTGCTGGGCATTGGTTTCTTCTTTGGCCTCTACAGCGAGGGTCTGGACCGCCTCTGGACGCCGCACTTGCTGAACGACGTGGGCCTGCCGGCTGCTGCTGCCGCCAGACCGGTGCTGATGTTTGGCACGGTGCGCCTGCTCGAACTGCTGCTCAGCCTGCAGGCGATGGAGTATGTTCGGCGCCGCGCGGCCGACAGGGGCGGCTCTCTGGGCAGCCTGCTGCGCGTTCTGTCTATGGCAATCATGGTAGCTCTGGTTGGCTTCGGCCTGAGCGGAGCACTCGGGCTGGCGGTGCTCCTGTACCTGTTGATACAGGTCATGCGCCGCGTTCACGCACCGTTGCAGGACGCCTGGCTGAATCAGCACATCGACGATCCTCACGTGCGCGCCACGATGTTCTCGACCCTGAGCCAGGTCGACGCTATCGGCCAGATTGGCGGGGGCCCGCTGGTCGGCGCGATCGCCAACCGGATCTCGATCCGGGCAGCCCTGGTGATTTCCGGCCTGCTGTTGTCGCCGGTGCTCCCGCTGTACTCGGCCGCGGAGCGAGACAGCCGTGCCAGCCACACACCTGAACCCGGGAGGGCGGACGAATGA